A portion of the Desulfurispora thermophila DSM 16022 genome contains these proteins:
- a CDS encoding DUF1614 domain-containing protein, with translation MARFPVGMIILIIVTALIFLGLAHRALDRLKLSDRGALLVIAAMIVGSFIDIPISGGRYPVSLNVGGFIVPVALAGYLLFTAGTGKERTRSLLAALVVGAAVYLLGSVTMRGLPEPGGRFEVLDTLWLYPLVAGIIGYLAGRSRRGSFIAATLGLLLYEVGHYIWLVRSGAPTARIALGGAGLFDAVVIAGFFALLLAEVIGETRERLAGGPSSRGKAPELLQALRKPGHDQDQDQEKQD, from the coding sequence ATGGCCAGGTTTCCTGTGGGCATGATTATCCTCATCATTGTGACAGCACTGATCTTTCTGGGCCTGGCTCACCGGGCTCTGGACCGGCTGAAACTGTCCGATCGCGGTGCTTTGCTGGTGATTGCCGCTATGATTGTGGGAAGTTTTATTGACATCCCTATCTCGGGCGGCAGATATCCGGTGAGTTTGAATGTAGGGGGATTCATCGTCCCCGTAGCTCTGGCCGGGTATTTGCTCTTCACGGCAGGTACTGGCAAGGAACGCACCCGCTCGCTGTTGGCCGCTCTGGTGGTGGGCGCGGCAGTATATCTGCTGGGCAGTGTGACCATGCGTGGACTACCGGAGCCAGGCGGACGTTTTGAGGTGCTGGACACGCTGTGGCTGTACCCTTTGGTGGCCGGTATAATTGGCTACCTGGCCGGGCGTTCCCGGCGGGGCTCTTTTATCGCTGCTACACTTGGGCTTTTGCTGTATGAGGTAGGCCACTATATCTGGCTGGTGCGCAGCGGGGCGCCCACGGCCCGGATTGCTCTGGGCGGGGCCGGACTATTTGACGCGGTCGTCATCGCGGGATTTTTTGCCCTGCTGCTGGCGGAAGTGATTGGTGAAACCAGGGAGCGCCTGGCCGGTGGTCCCAGTTCCCGGGGCAAAGCGCCCGAACTGTTGCAGGCTTTGCGCAAGCCAGGCCATGACCAAGATCAAGACCAGGAA